The genomic DNA GCATCTATCAAAAAGAGCGGCGCTGTCGCCAAGTGGCTAAGGCAGCGGATTGCAAATCCGCCACCGTGGGTTCGACTCCCACCAGCGCCTCTTTTTTTCTTACATCCGCGCCGACGCGGCGCGACTACCACACGAGCGGGATACCGCCCAGCTCCCGTCGTAACCGCGCTTCGCTAGGCTTTGCGCGCTTGGTTCTGCAGCAGATCCCGAATCTCCGCTAGCAGTTCTTGCTCTTTCGTCGGCGGAGCCGGAGGAGGAGGCGCATCGGCGCTCTTGCGCGTCATCGCGTTCATCGCCTTGATGACCATGAACAAGCAGAACGCCACGATCAAGAACGCAACTACGGCATTGATGAACTTGCCGTAGGGAATCGTCACCAGGACGTTGTTCGTAGTGGGATCGTACACTTTTGCGGCCAAGGTCGAAAAGTCGATCTTGCCGGTGATCGTGCCGACGACCGGTAGGAAGATGTCTTCGACCAGCGACGTGACGATCTTGCCGAACGCCGCTCCGATGACGACGCCGACCGCCATGTCGACGACGTTGCCGCGCATTACGAAGTCGCGAAACTCTTTTGCGAAGGTCATGCTGATAGCTCCTGAGATGAAACGTAAAGAGATGTGAGAATCGGGTTCGATCGTCGCCTTGCGGCGCACGTAGCGTCGAGCAACTCAGTACAGACGAC from Planctomycetia bacterium includes the following:
- the mscL gene encoding large-conductance mechanosensitive channel protein MscL — encoded protein: MTFAKEFRDFVMRGNVVDMAVGVVIGAAFGKIVTSLVEDIFLPVVGTITGKIDFSTLAAKVYDPTTNNVLVTIPYGKFINAVVAFLIVAFCLFMVIKAMNAMTRKSADAPPPPAPPTKEQELLAEIRDLLQNQARKA